One stretch of Leptospira bouyouniensis DNA includes these proteins:
- the ribH gene encoding 6,7-dimethyl-8-ribityllumazine synthase, translating to MTAQLEGTRIGNGQKHCVIVSKFNEFITESLLKGAKDAYRQHGIQDSDVTVIYVPGAFELPQTVKRVLQSKKFQFSAIVCLGAVIRGATSHYDLVSGEAAKVGSVADGSVPVIFGVITTESIEQAIERAGTKAGNKGYEAATTAIEMANLFKEIG from the coding sequence GAAGGAACACGAATTGGAAACGGACAAAAACATTGTGTCATCGTTTCCAAGTTCAATGAATTCATCACAGAGTCTCTCTTAAAAGGGGCAAAAGACGCATACAGACAACACGGGATTCAGGACTCTGATGTCACCGTTATCTACGTGCCGGGAGCCTTTGAACTCCCACAAACCGTGAAACGTGTTTTACAATCGAAAAAATTCCAATTCTCTGCCATCGTTTGTTTAGGTGCTGTGATCCGCGGGGCCACTTCACATTATGATTTGGTTTCGGGTGAAGCGGCAAAAGTGGGATCTGTTGCCGATGGATCAGTGCCAGTGATTTTTGGTGTCATCACCACCGAATCCATTGAACAAGCGATCGAACGAGCAGGAACGAAAGCTGGAAACAAAGGGTATGAAGCGGCCACCACAGCCATTGAAATGGCAAATCTTTTCAAAGAGATCGGATGA
- a CDS encoding tetratricopeptide repeat protein — protein sequence MDPIQKNRFRIEEQTSKPSYYQEDPYLRNLGKEKEKETTYESETTVRRPVLSFLFWSFLVLLILGFLTAAYWWYLQKKQNPEEIAKVLKDLPTDKKALNLLVDKPYLPDDSVNPKLAACLNAYHNRYVNRVGTVCEEFLNSPGSDEDKSIALTVLGVMYDEAGRYINAIERLEKAIQYDSKNYFAFYNLSLAFKHAGKFEEARRAAGRAKEIAPNDYRVALLQGNLFQEIGDPTSAIEAYKEGQALAPSDVTLTYNLAISYLKQGNIAEAIAEFQKVVQTAPNSQTAVLSYGHLGTIFYQREDYDRAEYYFREVIRLKTGDAKAYYNLGLVYLKKKVPEEAAKYFQKALDSNANEPEVYRYIADAFLSMGQTNMAITALKKALLLKPSDVDSLFALAELYYKKGELVEAESLFRRIIRLTPGDTYSETAYVNLGIILDEMERYSESIAAFEGALSLNPKNQSAYYNLGLSYLHAGKPTMAIESLRKSQALDPNHVPSRLAIADYYLENRYYSEAISEYEEAIAWKPELYEARLKLADVYIQTKNYPAAEKMLVYVLENAKDPKEIKLAHRKLALSYASSGNSGTSKKAKEEAFRATHIDPEDMESRLVLAKILIDSGSLVDREKAIEELTVITRSDVTPTISSKAHNYLGVCYFKNGEFKRALSSFQTAIDLNPSLSEAYENKRAARAQYEKSLESKKRTFY from the coding sequence ATGGATCCCATCCAAAAAAACCGCTTTCGCATTGAGGAACAAACCTCCAAGCCAAGTTATTACCAGGAAGATCCATACTTAAGGAACCTGGGCAAAGAGAAAGAAAAAGAAACAACTTATGAATCAGAAACAACGGTAAGGCGGCCTGTTTTATCGTTTTTGTTTTGGTCGTTTCTTGTCCTTCTCATCCTCGGGTTTTTAACCGCCGCTTATTGGTGGTACTTACAAAAAAAACAAAATCCTGAAGAGATTGCCAAAGTCCTAAAAGACTTACCCACAGATAAAAAAGCACTGAACCTCCTTGTTGATAAACCCTATCTTCCAGATGATTCGGTGAACCCAAAACTTGCGGCATGCCTCAATGCTTATCACAACCGTTATGTGAACCGAGTGGGGACTGTTTGTGAAGAGTTTTTAAATTCACCTGGCAGTGATGAAGACAAATCCATTGCTCTCACAGTCCTTGGTGTCATGTATGATGAAGCAGGGCGTTACATCAATGCCATCGAACGATTGGAAAAAGCCATTCAATACGATTCCAAAAACTATTTTGCGTTTTATAATTTGTCTCTTGCTTTCAAACATGCAGGGAAATTTGAAGAAGCAAGGCGTGCCGCAGGGCGTGCCAAAGAAATTGCACCGAATGATTATAGAGTGGCTCTCTTACAAGGAAACTTGTTCCAAGAAATTGGGGACCCAACAAGTGCCATTGAAGCGTATAAGGAAGGGCAAGCCCTAGCACCAAGTGATGTCACACTTACGTATAACCTTGCCATTAGTTATCTAAAACAAGGGAATATCGCTGAAGCAATAGCTGAATTCCAAAAGGTAGTTCAAACCGCCCCTAATTCCCAAACAGCTGTTTTGTCCTATGGCCACCTAGGAACAATCTTTTACCAAAGAGAAGATTATGACAGGGCTGAGTATTATTTCAGAGAAGTAATCCGTTTGAAAACGGGGGATGCCAAAGCTTACTATAACTTAGGTTTGGTGTATTTGAAAAAAAAAGTCCCAGAAGAAGCTGCTAAATACTTCCAAAAGGCACTTGATTCCAATGCCAATGAACCTGAAGTGTACCGCTATATTGCCGATGCGTTTTTGTCCATGGGGCAAACCAATATGGCAATCACTGCTTTAAAAAAAGCACTGCTCTTAAAACCGTCAGATGTAGATTCTCTTTTTGCATTAGCCGAGCTCTATTACAAAAAAGGGGAACTTGTGGAGGCAGAAAGCCTATTCCGCAGAATCATCCGCCTAACACCTGGGGATACCTATTCAGAAACCGCTTACGTAAACCTTGGGATCATCTTAGATGAAATGGAAAGATACTCAGAAAGTATCGCAGCCTTTGAAGGGGCCCTTTCTTTAAATCCTAAAAACCAATCTGCGTATTATAATTTGGGTCTTTCCTACTTACATGCAGGAAAACCTACCATGGCGATTGAATCGTTACGTAAATCCCAAGCGCTTGATCCAAACCATGTTCCCTCAAGACTTGCCATTGCGGATTATTATTTAGAAAATCGGTATTATTCGGAAGCGATTTCAGAATACGAAGAAGCGATTGCCTGGAAACCAGAACTTTATGAGGCAAGGCTGAAACTTGCCGACGTATACATCCAAACCAAAAATTACCCAGCCGCCGAAAAGATGTTAGTGTATGTTTTGGAAAATGCAAAAGATCCAAAAGAAATCAAACTCGCTCACAGAAAACTTGCTTTAAGTTATGCGAGTAGTGGGAATTCAGGGACTTCGAAAAAAGCAAAAGAAGAAGCATTTCGTGCCACCCATATTGACCCTGAAGATATGGAATCAAGGCTTGTTCTTGCCAAAATCCTTATTGATTCAGGATCCCTTGTAGACCGCGAAAAAGCGATCGAAGAATTAACTGTCATCACTCGTTCCGATGTCACACCTACCATTTCTTCCAAAGCACATAATTACTTGGGAGTTTGTTATTTTAAAAATGGGGAATTCAAACGTGCACTTTCCAGTTTCCAAACAGCCATCGACTTAAATCCAAGTTTGTCGGAAGCCTATGAAAACAAAAGGGCGGCAAGAGCCCAATATGAAAAATCTTTGGAATCCAAAAAGAGAACCTTTTATTGA
- the nusB gene encoding transcription antitermination factor NusB: protein MSSRHRGRSLALMCLYQIDLVGTDPDRAMKFDWYDKKITREEKDYAIFLVKGVVENRKSIDTLIKKYSENWELSRISVVNRCILRLSILSLQKEPFLAAPVVINEAVELTKEFETDESAQFINGLLDAFYKKEILPKDSH, encoded by the coding sequence ATGAGTTCCAGACACCGTGGGCGTAGTCTTGCCCTGATGTGCCTCTACCAAATTGATTTGGTGGGGACCGACCCTGATCGTGCCATGAAATTTGATTGGTACGACAAAAAAATCACCCGAGAAGAAAAGGATTATGCTATCTTTCTAGTGAAAGGAGTGGTCGAAAATCGAAAAAGCATCGATACTCTAATCAAGAAGTATTCGGAGAATTGGGAACTTTCGCGTATTTCCGTGGTCAATCGTTGTATTTTACGTTTATCAATCCTTAGTTTGCAGAAGGAACCTTTCCTTGCTGCGCCCGTTGTCATCAATGAAGCGGTAGAACTCACGAAGGAATTTGAAACGGACGAATCAGCGCAATTCATCAACGGACTACTCGATGCCTTCTATAAGAAGGAGATCTTACCTAAAGATTCCCACTAA